The segment AAGAATTCCGGAGTGTCCTATGTTATTATTCGTACTGGTTTTAGAGGATCAACACAAGGTTCTTTGGTAGAAGATAACAAATTCCGTCAGAACATTAAGGGAGCGACGAATGCAGGATTGAAAGTCGGCGTATATTTCTTTAGTCAGGCAATCAATGAAGTAGAAGCAGTAGAAGAAGCTGCTGAATAATAATCAGATAAGTGAAAAAGGTAAGGCGTCCGTCTTACCTTTTCTCAATCATACGATACGATAATTAGAGGAGGCAATTTTCATGAGCATTACAGCAGGTATGGTAAAAGAATTGCGTGAACGTACTGGCGCAGGCATGATGGACTGCAAAAAAGCATTGACGCAGACGAATGGTGACATGGATAAAGCAATCGACTTCCTTCGTGAAAAAGGTTTGGCAGCAGCTGCTAAAAAAGCAAGCCGCGTTGCAGCTGAAGGTGTTGTTGCATCCTACATCAGCGAAGACAATAAAGTCGGTGTAATCGTAGAGATCAACTGCGAAACTGACTTCGTTGCAAAAACGGACAACTTCCAGACGATGGTAAACGCTATCTCCGCTCACATCGCTAAAACGGCTCCGGCTGATCTCGATGCACTCAACGCATCCGAAATCGAAGCAGGCAAAACGGTTAGCGCATTGGTAACGGAAAGCATCGCAAAAATCGGCGAAAACATTTCTCTTCGTCGTTTCGCTCGTTACGAAGTTGAAGAAGGCCTTGTTTCCGCTTACATCCATGCAGGCGGCAAAATCGGCGTTCTCGTTAACTTGAAAGGCGGCAACGCTGAACTTGGTAAAGACATCGCTATGCACGTTGCAGCTGCAAACCCGAGCTACTTGAACCGCGAACAGGTTCCGACGGCTGAACTCGAACACGAAAAAGCTGTTCTCTCCGAACAGGCTCGTAACGAAGGCAAACCGGAAAAAATCATTGAAAAAATGGTTGCAGGTCGCATTCAGAAATACTACAAAGAAGTATGCTTGCTCGATCAAGAGTTCGTTAAAGATCCGGACTTCACGATCGCTAAATTGGTTGCTGCTAACAACGCTGAGATCGTTGAATTCGCACGCTTCCAGTTGGGTGAAGGCATCGAAAAAAGACAGGATGACTTCGTTGCTGAAGTTATGGCTGCTGCAAAAGGCTGATAATCGGCACAAAATCCGCAAACAAGTATTGTTTGCGGATTTTTTTATGCCGTGGAGAGTATGCTTCAAGTAGGCAGGATCGCTTATGATATGATAGGAAAATTTTATGTGAAAAAGCGTGATTATCTTATCGTTTCGCTTGCCGAGAGAGGCTGTTTTATGATATAAAAATAAGAGAGATTTTTTATGCAAGATGCAATATAGATGAGTGTTTTTCCTTGAAAAAAAGAGGAAACGGAGTGCTTGTGTAGAAATAATATAGGAATAGATGAACGATGGAAGTGGAGGTCGTAATAGTGGCGGCACAAAGTAAATATAAACGTGTTGTTCTGAAATTGAGCGGGGAGGCACTTGCGGGTGATAAGGGATTCGGTATCGATCCGCATGTAGTAGATGCCTTGGCAGCACAGATCCAAAAAGTAACGGAAAGCGGTCTTGAGGTTGCTATCGTAAACGGCGGCGGCAATATCTGGCGCGGTCTTTCGGGCAGCTCGAAAGGTATGGATCGTGCAACGGCCGATTACATGGGCATGCTTGCGACGGTCATCAACTCGCTTGCTCTTCAGGATGCGCTTGAGAATCGTGGGGTGGCAACGCGTGTACAGACGGCGATCGAGATGCGTCAGGTAGCAGAACCGTACATTCGTCGTAAAGCGATCCGTCATATGGAAAAAGAGCGTGTTGTTATTTTCGCGGCAGGTACGGGCAATCCGTATTTCTCGACGGATACAACGGCTGCACTTCGTGCGGCTGAGATCGAAGCAGATGCGATCCTTATGGCGAAAAAAGGCGTTGACGGTGTATACGACAGCGATCCGCGCACGAATCCGGATGCGAAGAAGTTCGACCGTTTGAACTATCTCGATGTTATCCAGAAAAAATTGGCTGTTATGGATTCGACTGCGATCAGCTTGTGTATGGATAATAATATTCCGATCATCGTATTTAATATCGATGGTGAAGACAATATTTATCGTGTTGCGCTCGGTGAAGAGATCGGCACGGTTGTAGGAGGAAAATAAATGGCAGTAAAAGAGATTTTTGCATCGCATGAAGATAAGATGAAAAAGACGATCGATGCGCTCCGTCGTGAGTTCG is part of the Selenomonadales bacterium genome and harbors:
- a CDS encoding elongation factor Ts — translated: MSITAGMVKELRERTGAGMMDCKKALTQTNGDMDKAIDFLREKGLAAAAKKASRVAAEGVVASYISEDNKVGVIVEINCETDFVAKTDNFQTMVNAISAHIAKTAPADLDALNASEIEAGKTVSALVTESIAKIGENISLRRFARYEVEEGLVSAYIHAGGKIGVLVNLKGGNAELGKDIAMHVAAANPSYLNREQVPTAELEHEKAVLSEQARNEGKPEKIIEKMVAGRIQKYYKEVCLLDQEFVKDPDFTIAKLVAANNAEIVEFARFQLGEGIEKRQDDFVAEVMAAAKG
- a CDS encoding UMP kinase, with protein sequence MEVEVVIVAAQSKYKRVVLKLSGEALAGDKGFGIDPHVVDALAAQIQKVTESGLEVAIVNGGGNIWRGLSGSSKGMDRATADYMGMLATVINSLALQDALENRGVATRVQTAIEMRQVAEPYIRRKAIRHMEKERVVIFAAGTGNPYFSTDTTAALRAAEIEADAILMAKKGVDGVYDSDPRTNPDAKKFDRLNYLDVIQKKLAVMDSTAISLCMDNNIPIIVFNIDGEDNIYRVALGEEIGTVVGGK